The Cucurbita pepo subsp. pepo cultivar mu-cu-16 chromosome LG08, ASM280686v2, whole genome shotgun sequence genome contains a region encoding:
- the LOC111801026 gene encoding uncharacterized protein LOC111801026 codes for MFMFNLDNIHEFVEAASVISTQAPTGVLKFSPQMFSIMATALPPSPRSVLALQIRPQFFRSYTCTSQLEYAGIFLNDLQFTLYEMDCNGFPELLFSSTEPDCAHLTFRPPASIYNCRLYKLPLCPGTGEMDMDQEINCTTFVSIPSDFFHVVLNVFMDCFDYVLVTLTASLARFCNDAGDIVLIAQENQCSIGGVSSEHQIQFQISLSPWVSFRELARRVERVWIYKPNTSSFGIIAAPVGLYSRFLAYVPA; via the exons ATGTTCATGTTCAATCTTGACAATATCCATGAGTTTGTGGAGGCCGCCTCCGTGATATCCACCCAGGCTCCAACAGGCGTTCTCAAATTCTCACCGCAAATGTTCTCCATAATGGCCACCGCCCTCCCACCTTCCCCTCGCTCCGTTCTGGCGCTCCAAATCCGCCCTCAATTCTTCCGCTCATATACCTGCACCTCTCAACTTGAATACGCAGGGATTTTCTTGAACGATTTGCAATTCACTCTATATGAAATGGATTGCAATGGTTTTCCTGAATTGCTCTTCTCTTCTACAGAGCCAGATTGCGCGCACCTTACATTCCGTCCTCCAGCTTCAATTT ACAATTGTCGGCTGTATAAGTTGCCACTCTGTCCTGGGACTGGGGAGATGGACATGGACCAAGAAATTAACTGCACAACCTTTGTTTCCATTCCCTCCGACTTCTTCCACGTTGTTTTGAACGTGTTCATGGATTGTTTTGACTATG TTTTGGTTACTCTTACGGCCTCATTGGCGCGCTTCTGCAACGATGCAGGGGACATAGTTCTTATCGCTCAG GAAAACCAATGCAGTATTGGAGGCGTTTCATCAGAACATCAAATTCAGTTTCAGATCAGTCTTAGTCCCTGGGTGTCTTTCCGTGAATTGGCACGTCGAGTGGAGAGGGTTTGGATATACAAGCCCAATACTTCTTCCTTTGGTATAATAGCTGCACCTGTTGGACTGTATTCTCGATTTTTGGCTTATGTTCCTGCTTAA
- the LOC111801025 gene encoding myb-related protein 2-like isoform X1, whose protein sequence is MYHHHHQQQHHQHNRGKSIHSSDTHLFLQPGNAAAGAGDSSGLVLSTDAKPRLKWTPDLHDRFVEAVNQLGGADKATPKTVMKIMGIPGLTLYHLKSHLQKYRLSKNVHGQANGGGNGSNKTDMGWRVGTVAAVYGDQRLAAEANGTPRTNNIVVAPQPSSHPNKSLQISETIQMQIEVQKRLHEQLEVQRHLQLRIEAQGKYLQTVLEKAQETLGRQDLGSVGLEAAKVQLSELVSKVSTQCLTAAFPELQQTQRLCPQQTQPPDCSMDSCLTSCEASKDQQQQQQLLLHNSQHALRPKAIVTDHHGLSMSIGLLQGDKGGEGDNGYSPSFGSKKKEGETAFRYRMAASFLDLNAGEDQQLSNNDHAASATCKMFDLNGFS, encoded by the exons atgtaccACCATCATCATCAGCAGCAGCATCATCAGCATAATAGAGGGAAGAGCATCCATTCCTCTGACACCCATTTGTTTCTTCAACCTGGGAATGCTGCTGCTGGAgctggagattcatcaggcctTGTTCTTTCCACCGATGCCAAGCCCAGGCTTAAATGGACTCCTGACCTGCACGATCGCTTTGTTGAAGCTGTCAACCAGCTTGGAGGGGCTGACA AGGCCACTCCTAAAACTGTCATGAAAATCATGGGCATTCCTGGCCTTACCTTGTACCACTTGAAAAGCCATCTCCAG AAATACAGGCTGAGTAAGAATGTACATGGACAAGCAAATGGTGGAGGAAATGGAAGCAACAAAACTG ATATGGGTTGGCGTGTAGGGACAGTGGCGGCTGTTTACGGCGATCAAAGACTGGCGGCGGAGGCAAATGGAACACCCCGCACCAACAACATAGTGGTCGCCCCACAGCCCTCCTCCCACCCCAACAA AAGCCTTCAGATCAGTGAAACAATacagatgcagattgaagtcCAGAAAAGGCTGCACGAGCAGCTCGAG GTACAACGGCACTTGCAGCTGCGAATAGAAGCACAAGGGAAGTATCTTCAAACAGTGCTAGAGAAAGCACAAGAGACACTAGGAAGGCAGGACTTGGGGTCAGTGGGTCTTGAAGCTGCAAAAGTGCAGCTCTCGGAGTTGGTCTCCAAGGTCTCCACTCAATGCCTAACCGCAGCGTTTCCAGAGCTCCAACAAACTCAGAGGCTATGTCCTCAACAAACGCAGCCCCCTGACTGCTCCATGGACAGTTGCCTGACCTCCTGCGAGGCCTCCAAGgaccaacaacaacaacaacaactccTTCTCCATAACTCCCAACACGCCCTCCGACCGAAAGCCATCGTCACCGACCATCATGGGCTGTCCATGAGCATTGGGCTGCTGCAGGGGGACAAGGGCGGGGAAGGGGATAATGGGTATTCGCCCTCGTTTGGGAGTAAGAAAAAGGAGGGTGAGACGGCGTTTAGATATAGAATGGCAGCTTCGTTTTTGGACTTGAATGCTGGTGAGGATCAACAACTTAGTAATAATGATCATGCGGCTTCTGCTACTTGCAAGATGTTTGACCTCAATGGCTTTAGTTGA
- the LOC111801025 gene encoding myb-related protein 2-like isoform X2 — translation MYHHHHQQQHHQHNRGKSIHSSDTHLFLQPGNAAAGAGDSSGLVLSTDAKPRLKWTPDLHDRFVEAVNQLGGADKATPKTVMKIMGIPGLTLYHLKSHLQKYRLSKNVHGQANGGGNGSNKTGTVAAVYGDQRLAAEANGTPRTNNIVVAPQPSSHPNKSLQISETIQMQIEVQKRLHEQLEVQRHLQLRIEAQGKYLQTVLEKAQETLGRQDLGSVGLEAAKVQLSELVSKVSTQCLTAAFPELQQTQRLCPQQTQPPDCSMDSCLTSCEASKDQQQQQQLLLHNSQHALRPKAIVTDHHGLSMSIGLLQGDKGGEGDNGYSPSFGSKKKEGETAFRYRMAASFLDLNAGEDQQLSNNDHAASATCKMFDLNGFS, via the exons atgtaccACCATCATCATCAGCAGCAGCATCATCAGCATAATAGAGGGAAGAGCATCCATTCCTCTGACACCCATTTGTTTCTTCAACCTGGGAATGCTGCTGCTGGAgctggagattcatcaggcctTGTTCTTTCCACCGATGCCAAGCCCAGGCTTAAATGGACTCCTGACCTGCACGATCGCTTTGTTGAAGCTGTCAACCAGCTTGGAGGGGCTGACA AGGCCACTCCTAAAACTGTCATGAAAATCATGGGCATTCCTGGCCTTACCTTGTACCACTTGAAAAGCCATCTCCAG AAATACAGGCTGAGTAAGAATGTACATGGACAAGCAAATGGTGGAGGAAATGGAAGCAACAAAACTG GGACAGTGGCGGCTGTTTACGGCGATCAAAGACTGGCGGCGGAGGCAAATGGAACACCCCGCACCAACAACATAGTGGTCGCCCCACAGCCCTCCTCCCACCCCAACAA AAGCCTTCAGATCAGTGAAACAATacagatgcagattgaagtcCAGAAAAGGCTGCACGAGCAGCTCGAG GTACAACGGCACTTGCAGCTGCGAATAGAAGCACAAGGGAAGTATCTTCAAACAGTGCTAGAGAAAGCACAAGAGACACTAGGAAGGCAGGACTTGGGGTCAGTGGGTCTTGAAGCTGCAAAAGTGCAGCTCTCGGAGTTGGTCTCCAAGGTCTCCACTCAATGCCTAACCGCAGCGTTTCCAGAGCTCCAACAAACTCAGAGGCTATGTCCTCAACAAACGCAGCCCCCTGACTGCTCCATGGACAGTTGCCTGACCTCCTGCGAGGCCTCCAAGgaccaacaacaacaacaacaactccTTCTCCATAACTCCCAACACGCCCTCCGACCGAAAGCCATCGTCACCGACCATCATGGGCTGTCCATGAGCATTGGGCTGCTGCAGGGGGACAAGGGCGGGGAAGGGGATAATGGGTATTCGCCCTCGTTTGGGAGTAAGAAAAAGGAGGGTGAGACGGCGTTTAGATATAGAATGGCAGCTTCGTTTTTGGACTTGAATGCTGGTGAGGATCAACAACTTAGTAATAATGATCATGCGGCTTCTGCTACTTGCAAGATGTTTGACCTCAATGGCTTTAGTTGA